One region of Cucurbita pepo subsp. pepo cultivar mu-cu-16 chromosome LG03, ASM280686v2, whole genome shotgun sequence genomic DNA includes:
- the LOC111790765 gene encoding pentatricopeptide repeat-containing protein At2g38420, mitochondrial, translating into MESIRVVKRSDHFLRKHRKCPFSPFKTKWHQTFNQDEALRAIKQAANSPKQPNSDEPYLLSVLISSFRAYCCDPTPNAYHFVLKTFVRSSQFHYIAAVLDRLERVEKFETPEYIFVDLLKVYGRVNRIQDAITLFRRIPMFRCVPSALSLNSLLFLLCRNGEGLRIVPEIILSSQTMGIRLEESTFRILITALCKIYKVGHAMELFNYMITEGYGLNPGICSLILASLCEHKKSTGNVVLTFLEQMRLKGFCPGVVDYSNVIKFLVRRGLSSDALDLLNKMKADGFKPDIVCYTMVLNGVIADGDYKMADELFDELLLFGLVPDIYTYNVYIHGLCKQGNWEAGIQMILHMEELGCKPDVITYNILLECLCKIGELDEARKLRGNMQLKGLAKNVRTFRIMISGLFNNGDVIEACILLEEMLVCRFPPQISTFGEILSWLCKRDMVGKALELLTLMVGMNFSPGPKAWETLLLSSESELPSVKSLETTLEDLVGI; encoded by the coding sequence ATGGAAAGCATCAGGGTTGTGAAGAGGAGCGACCACTTCCTCAGAAAACACAGGAAGTGCCCATTTTCACCCTTCAAAACCAAATGGCATCAAACCTTCAATCAGGATGAAGCTCTGCGAGCCATTAAACAAGCTGCAAATTCGCCGAAACAACCCAATTCCGACGAACCCTACCTTCTTTCGGTTCTTATAAGCTCCTTCAGAGCCTATTGCTGCGATCCAACCCCCAATGCCTACCACTTCGTCCTCAAAACCTTTGTTCGAAGCTCACAGTTCCACTACATTGCCGCTGTTCTCGATCGTCTCGAACGCGTCGAGAAATTTGAAACCCCAGAGTACATATTTGTCGACCTCCTCAAAGTTTACGGACGAGTCAACCGAATTCAAGATGCCATCACTCTGTTCCGTAGGATTCCCATGTTTAGGTGCGTTCCTTCTGCGCTCTCACTCAACTCTCTACTTTTCCTGCTCTGTAGAAATGGCGAAGGTCTTCGAATAGTTCCTGAGATCATATTGAGTAGCCAGACTATGGGTATTAGGCTTGAAGAGTCCACTTTTCGGATACTAATTACTGCGTTatgtaaaatttataaagttgGGCATGCAATGGAGCTTTTCAATTATATGATAACTGAAGGGTATGGTCTGAACCCTGGAATCTGCTCTTTGATATTGGCATCGCTATGTGAGCATAAGAAATCCACTGGTAATGTGGTTCTTACCTTTCTGGAACAAATGAGGCTAAAAGGATTCTGTCCCGGTGTTGTGGATTATTCTAATGTAATTAAGTTCTTGGTTAGGAGAGGGCTGAGTTCAGACGCTCTTGATCTGTTGAATAAAATGAAGGCCGATGGTTTCAAGCCTGACATTGTTTGTTATACTATGGTCTTGAATGGGGTGATTGCGGATGGGGATTATAAGATGGCAGATGAACTGTTTGATGAATTGCTTCTCTTTGGTTTAGTTCCTGATATTTATACATACAACGTGTACATACATGGATTATGCAAACAAGGCAATTGGGAAGCAGGGATTCAAATGATTTTGCATATGGAGGAATTGGGGTGCAAACCTGACGTGATCACTTACAATATTCTCTTGGAATGTTTGTGTAAAATCGGTGAACTTGACGAGGCAAGGAAGCTTCGAGGTAACATGCAACTAAAGGGTCTGGCAAAAAACGTGCGGACTTTTAGGATTATGATCAGTGGGTTATTTAATAACGGTGATGTAATTGAGGCTTGTATCCTATTGGAGGAAATGCTAGTATGTCGTTTCCCTCCTCAGATTTCAACTTTTGGTGAGATACTTTCTTGGCTGTGCAAAAGGGACATGGTAGGCAAAGCACTTGAGCTGCTCACGTTAATGGTTGGCATGAACTTTTCCCCTGGTCCTAAGGCTTGGGAAACACTGCTCCTGAGCTCTGAAAGTGAATTACCTTCTGTTAAGAGCCTTGAAACTACTTTAGAAGATTTAGTAGGCATCTGA
- the LOC111789711 gene encoding protein LURP-one-related 15-like, with translation MANPTTSHLPAPTNYAPLAKPVAVVSPQFMAPYPVDLRVTKKVMTLAEGTFTVTDVNGTVMFMVKGSVFSLHDRRILLDAAGNPIISFQQKLFSAHRKWYAFRGDSTDSKDLLFTVKKSSVLQLRTQLDVILASNTSESSCDFKIKGSWLERSCTISLGDGSTIIAQMHRQHNLQSVLFDKDTFGVTVYPNVDYAFIVALVVILFEINEDRSGND, from the exons ATGGCCAATCCGACGACGTCTCACTTGCCGGCACCGACGAATTACGCGCCGCTGGCGAAGCCGGTGGCCGTGGTAAGCCCCCAGTTCATGGCCCCCTATCCCGTGGATCTGAGAGTTACGAAGAAGGTGATGACCCTGGCGGAAGGTACTTTCACCGTTACGGACGTTAACGGCACCGTGATGTTCATGGTGAAAGGGTCCGTGTTCAGCCTTCACGACCGCCGTATTCTTCTTGACGCCGCGGGTAATCCCATCATCTCTTTCCAACAAAAG CTGTTTTCGGCGCATAGAAAATGGTACGCATTCAGAGGAGATAGCACCGATTCCAAAGATCTGTTGTTCACGGTGAAGAAATCGTCGGTCTTACAACTGAGGACTCAGCTGGATGTGATATTGGCCTCCAACACCTCGGAGAGCAGCTGTGATTTTAAGATCAAAGGAAGCTGGCTGGAGAGATCCTGCACCATTTCCCTTGGCGACGGCTCCACCATCATCGCCCAG ATGCACAGGCAGCACAATTTGCAGAGCGTGCTGTTCGATAAAGACACGTTCGGAGTGACGGTGTATCCCAACGTGGACTATGCGTTCATAGTTGCGCTGGTGGTGATTCTGTTCGAGATCAACGAGGACAGGAGCGGCAACGATTAG